The window TTTATCAACTGCAAAATCCCCTTTGCGGACAGGTGGCTTCTACTGTTGAGTAGTGAAGTCCCTGGCCTTAGTAGCGGCGGCCATTGTATAAGGGCCTTAGGTCAATCCTTCATCTGGCCCTAAATAAAGGACTGTATCTCGCAGCGGCCCTTCAATGCCATCGACCTCAAGAGGATCTGCGATATTGTGACGTCTCCCTGTCAGCATTACCTGGTACTTTGTCGGATTTACCATAAGTTACCAGCCACTCCTGTAGGTCATCTAATGCTTGCTGCAGATTCCTTTGTTCGAccatttttatgtatatttggaTAAAGTGGCTGTATCGTCCTCGTAGAGTGTAGCATACTTCTTGTTCTGGGAATATCGACCATGTACAGGTGCGGTGAGAACGATGGCTTTGAAGAAGTCAAAAGCTATAACCGAACTATGGAAATCAATAGTATAGATAGTGGCGCCCTCTCGTCACTCTCAGTCCTACTACAGATTGTTCGGAAACTTCGATTTTTACAGAGCTCATTGAACgtagaacttttttcttagaaaGAGTAGCCGCTGTAGCGAATATTTTGATTCGTCGCGAATTTATGCGACTTCCTGCATATatataactatttttaaaatatgacacCTATCATGCGTTACAGAACTAACTGGGTACATTTAGAGCAAACAAGTTTTTTGAAAGAACCATAAACTGACGTTTGACAATCATTAATGTGATATGATTTTGAGATTGGTGGATAATGTGTGGCGCGTAGAAGGTTAAGGTTAtcatttttactgaaagtctaaAGTAAATCGATTACAGGTAGTTTAAAACGAAATTCTAGTGTTTTTGTACCATAAGTATGCCCGTAAGCCGGCTAGACGTTATATATAGAAAATTACTGTTAACGAAATTTTTTACGAAAGGTTGGGGTGTCCCTGGACACCTGAAAAGGTGAACttcttatcatttttaaacgACTATTAAACGTTTATTTATAGGAACGGTATTTTAGGCTGTTTCagtttagaaaaataatttcaaaccgGCAAACATGTTGTGATCTTGTGCCAAAGGACTATCCCATACAGATAATCAATGTAAGGTTTTACACTGCCCCTTAAGAACTTTTTGACTAATAACAACTAAAAGAAGTATTTTTGATATAGTCTCAGAAATATGTAGACTGTCACATCATTGAAGGGAAATTTCAAAGCCCCTTTGCCCTGCACCTTGAAGGCCTTGTTCCACCTGAAGTACAGGATGCCTATTTTCAAATGGTATTACCTTTGAGATGGAAAAATGAACATAAGCCAATTTGCATTCATCTGGCTGGAACAGGGGATCATGTGAGTAGCAGTGTCCCTGTTTACTCCAAACTATTTATAGATCTAAAATAAGGTTTTATCATTTGaccaaataaacatttaaaacaatcaTTATTGTcaacatcaaaatttttatgtaaggtataatacagggtgtcataCTGGGAATTGTATCAATctataatggaaaaattgtagGAAGGAAAAATATAAGGATTTCTTCCTATGTAAAATCTGAAGGGACCAatatgattaaaatattttgtaacatCCCTATCTTGAAGCTCATTTAAGAAGATGCAGCGAAGCAACAAGATGtcaaatattttgagaaaaatatgcaATAAGGTGGGTAATTCTTAAAAAGCTGAAATGTAATGATCATAAAAGATTGTCATCTTGagaatattttactttaatctAATCATTACAATTCTTCCTTAATCATCCTGATTCCCAGCCCAGTGTGACACCCTATATAGCAACAAATACTTATGGTCCCAGCAGTAGAAATGTTTCAATGAATGTAAAGTTAAATTagagtaaaaatgaaaataaaatgaaagaatGTTTATAGAATTATCAGGGATCTGTCAGCCCATGATCCCATCTGAATCTTTTACATTATCATACCTGTCTTCCCAGCAACCTCTTTCTGGATTTGTTGTTCATTAACCAATTTAAGATAAACTCTAATATGTTCATAATTCACCATCAGTTCTTAATAACTATATAACCAAATTTTACTTACCTTAATTGCTTTAATTCCTCATTGTTGCAGTACTTTTGGCGAAGAAGGAATATAATGGCCAAGCCACTTTTGAAAGCTGGCATAGGTGCCATAATCTTAGAAAATCCATTCTACGGATTAAGGAAACCCAAAAAACAAGTTAGATCAAGTGTACACTATGtttctgatatttttgttatggGTGGTTGTTTAATATTAGAGTGCTTAGTTTTACTTCATTGGTGTGAACAACTTGGTTTTGGACCACTTGGTATTACAGGCATATCAATGGGAGGTCATGTaagttttctattatttatcttTAGAACATTTGGGGGATTTGACCCTAACTGTAGCctgaaagaattaaaaataactgcaAGAGATTAGAAGCTAAATACTTTATAAGTTAATGTTATTAAggcccaatttaaaatatttaatcttcAACTTATCAAATCAGGGTTGAAGCTTTCATTGGGTCTTGACTTCACACTATATCCTCTCACATCATAgctttttatattattatttttcgtagATGGCTTCTCTTGCAGCAACTAATTGGCCAAAACCTTTGGTGCTAGTTCCTTGTTTAAGTTGGTCAACTGCATCATCTGTTTTCACAGAGGTAAATCATTTGCAACGTCCATTTAATCCATTGTGTATCACGTGTTCCAAATTAGTAGGAACTCTCTTGGAACTATAACAAATGTGAAAAGAATgataaaaaacaatcataattGATTCTTTTCCCgttggaaatttctgataaaattctTCTATATGATCTTGTTCTTTCAGTTATAAATTCTGACAGCttgaaccatttttttaacgtcCTGCTAAGGTCATTTTCTCAcaaatatttatacatttttaactgTACTTTCCTGCTTCTCAATGCATCCATTATCAACTTTCAACAATCTCCATTGCGAAGATAACTTTCAATAAAAGTCCTACTCAtgttaaactaattaaaaagtaaGGTTTTCTAGTAAGTATACAACATTGGAGTTAGACCAAAACTGTAGATCTCGTAActaattttaaacagaatttgGTTTGGTTATTTGATGTAGTTATTCAGTAACTCGTTTTCAATTCAATACTTACAAATATTTTCCCTTTTCATGCAGGGAGTAATGAGTGAATCAATTAACTGGGATATGCTTCAGGAGCAATATTTTAGTGATGCGTTATATTGTGAGGAATTGTCAAAAGCGTGTAAAATAGTGGATGATCCTTTTGCATGCAATTTAAGCAAAGGTTTGACAGGTTGGTACATTTTGGATGCGTAAGAATCATAATGTGTTATTTGATGTAGACAGGCTTCAATTAAGGAATTCCAGGTTTTCACTGGTTAACTCCTCAATGTAATTCTATGATATGTTTTAGCTGAACCTGTAAAAGTCGATGttattttatagatttatttttcttataaagcGTCTAAATAGTCTTAATTTAACGGATCTTTTTTCtagctcaaaaaaaaaaacgaacattAATATTTGTAGATTATCATGACCAGTATGACATGGATCTAGCTGACGAACTAAAGTCCAGTTACGTGACCCCATACGAATTAGTCAATGTTATCAAAATAAACGGGGGCGAAAACAGTTGCCGAGCAGTATCATACAAGTCTACACCTGCAAAAGATCACCTTTTGTCTAGAATTGAGAGTATTAAAAACGTACCCTCGTTTATCCCTAGTAAAAGCATTATAGAAATGAAGAAAAGAGGTAAAtagaaaagatattttaaatagatctGTTAGTGCCATGATACTGGTTGAATTTAGCAAAGGAAGCTCTGTGGTTTATGCGAGGCATGATGGACGAATGTAcccatttgaaaaacttctCTGTGCCAATAGATACATCTCTTGTGATATCAATTACTGCCAAAACTGACGGATATGTTCCTAGAAGGGGTGTGTCGAAACTTGATGAGATATGGCCGGGAGCAACCGTTAAGTATTTGGATTGTGGCCATGTGGGGGCGTATATTTGGtataggaacatttttaggtaaatctaaatgcatttttgtaCAGGTACTTACTTAAAAACTGTATCCCTTTTTGTTTCATTAGAGATGCAATCATCGAGGCGTTTGAAAAAGCAAAGAAGAAGACGCCACCCTTGTCGCCAAACattcatcaaatttaattctattaaattaatattaacgtTAAATTGTTCTCATTTTAAAGTGCCTAAAAGTCaaccaataataatttttccctGAAATAACCCTGTGAGAATATGGTTGTGATACATTCATAAAATGTTGTTTGTGggttaatatgtatattttaagactttaataaaataatagaaaatttaaagggctttggcattatttatttgctttacTCATATTTAACagatataaattaatatttgttcaATACCAAATACTACGGTCGTTCGTTTAGAATTTTGTTAACGTTTAATTGGTTAACTAACCCCACAAGCGCACACAACTATTCCACTAAGATGAGATAATTATAAATACCCAGTAAGGACTGAAAGATTTTTAGTTCAGTGATTGGGGTTAAAGTTCAAATGCGTATGCTTAATCAACACGAATTATCTCATACCTTAGTGTACttcctatatatttttttaatggtttaaaaaattagcaaaatatgGGAGAAGTGGACTTCTCTGGTGATGCTCTTTGGTCTataatttcactttaaaaaatcaacaatactAGGTTTCAGAATATTGTACAACTTGATGGTCTGGCCCATCTAGTGATAAGGCTCTAGTTCCATACAAATACATGTCCAAAATCTGTAAAGTACATTGTGCTACAAAGCGAACAAATGGCTTTACATCCCCCATATTTGCGGTTTTCAGCGTGTCATAATATTTATCCCTGAAAATAGGAATAGAggctattttcatataaaaattattaaacggAAGGCATTATAAATAGTGATTTTGGCTCACCTTTGTTCTTTTAAAACCATTACAGGAGGATATCCAGCTTTAAGTAGTATAAGATTCATAACAAGCCTACTTGTGCGTCCATTTCCATCAACAAAAGGGTGTATATCAACTAGTTTATAATGAGCTAGAGCAGCGTATCTCACAGGGTGCATACTATGGGCTTCTTCAGAGTTCAACCAATCTACATAGTTCTGCATGTGGGCAGATATTTCATCATGTGGAGGAGGAACATGGCTACCAACAAATACCttcaaatgataatttatatttttttaattattctacCTAGTTATTGTTATGTTAACCTTTTCATCTCTAAAAACTCCAGACTTGATGGGATCTACATGACCCAAAACTCTCCTATGAATGcccaaaatttctttaattccAATATGTTCAACTGTAGTAAGTAGTTTCACATATTGCATTGCTTTCTCTAGACCTAGAACTTCATTATGCTCTAATAAGCTTTTACCACTGACAACATGCCCTGTCTCTAGTACATATCTTAATTGCTCCACTGTCATGGTGTTCCCTTCAATACCAATCTGGAGAAAGCCTTCCCCATATTACTTgtttaaaactataaaattgaAGGCTTACAGTATGGTAGATGTGAAGATAGTAAGCTTGCTTTTTTACAGTATTAAAATTGTCTTGTTTCATTCGCTccttcaatacattttttaatttgtcaatttcttcaaataatttatgatcCAATCTGTCTACTACAGGAGCTGTGCGTTTTCTGTTGGACAAAGCAGCTTCATGGTTTGGAGAGTAAGCCAGGGCCTAAATATAGGAACTTCTTTAGTATGAAAGTTTAAAGTTAGTCTAACAGTCCTATCATCTACTCCCTTACCTTAAAATATAACTCGTCAGCTGTAACAATATCATGATTTTGCTCCAAAAATTCCCCATACCAATTAAGTACATCTGCATTGTCTGGAGCCATGGCATTGGCATGTTCAAACAATTTCATTGCTTTGCTTTTCTTTCCTGCCATTTTAAATGCCAAGCCCGCATGGATTGTATTGTACACTTCAGAATCAGTGCCCATATTCATCTTGTTCCCAATACCATCCCTCATAATTTTAGATTCATCTGACTCAGATCTCAGTGCCGATGTTAGATCATTTAATACTGTATTGTCATGGTGTGATTCTGTGCTCAATGGATAATCGAGTTGGTGTCTTTTGTCGGCATCAGTTGGAATCAGATCCTCAAACGCTGGAGAATACCAAATTGTTGCTTTTTTGTACATGTTAGTTACAAGGTAAAAGTGTTGGAGTAAACCTAACAAGACACATATCACAGACAAGAGAATTGATATTACTATCACAAAGATATTCATTTCGATTTAGTTTTATCATTCAACCTTCAGTTTCTTTcgaacatattttaaaattaacgtttTCATCTTCGTGTCTGTTTTGTGCCTGcgaaatttaaaggaaaagcAATCGCAAATAGTGACGCAACACGACACGACACAACGATGAACGAAGTATTAATGTTTTGATGATTCAGTGCGTTCGGCCCTTTTCGGAAACGATAACGATCCCTATCAGCTGATTTTTAACCAATCGGACTGCACTCTCATGACAGCTAGCCAATCCAATTCGTCTCAAACCAGCTGGTAGTGATTAAATCCCCCAGATTTGCATATTCGAAAACTTATTTGACTCACATCTGAAAGCGATGGGCAATATGACATTGACCAGTGATGGATATCATATGTGGTGGTGTTTCGGAACCGAATGGTTCCCTGGTTTTTTCCTTTACTACTCcacaaaaatgttgttttgtcGTCAGAGACAAAAAATTCCCTATTATTACACTTCCTCGCAGAAACGAGTAGAGCTGGAACTGATTCCTgactaataattaaaaatgccacAGTCTAATTAACCCACATGGTGATGTAACTGTCAATGTCGGTCTGACAGGAACCAGCGCCGTCAATTGCCGTTCATGCCATTgccaaattgaaaatttgggaTATTGGATCGTTGTGGCTACGAAACGAAGGCGAATTAAAAAGATAAGTGTGTTGTGTCCTGCCGCCTGCCATTTGTGATTTgtgataatgaaaatatccTCAGATAAACCTATTTTCATTGTTGCTTACGTCTAAAAAGAGCTTTCGCTGAGCAAACTGTAACAAAATGTCGGGATTCGACGAAAACCCTTTCGGGGAGCCCACCATAGACAACCCCTTTGCTGTaagtaactaaaaaaatcaacacaTAAGTTCCACTTATACTACGTCGATCATATGTGTGCGTACATGAAAACATTCTTTGTGTTCTTGCTTACCTCAAATGGGCATATAATTTATAGATCtagttcatttaaaaactgcTTAAACATTGACAAACTCAGAGCACTTTGTGTGTAGGCATATCAGAGACCTAAAGTGGTGTATTTCCAACAAAATACCTACACTTAAATTTCTAAGGAACCTCCATAATGATTTTACATGGACTGATAAAGGAAACAATTTACTCAATTTCAGGACCCCTCAGTACAACAAGTTGCAAGGACTGCAAATGCCCAGATTCGAGTTGATGATTATAATCCTTTTGACAACCAAGCTGCTGCTGGCTCCAGAACAGTAAGATATCTTAATTTTTACcagttattttttctataatataacattaaaaacacTCTAAATGAtcttatttgttattaatctATTCTCTTATCTCGATTATATTTATATGACTGATAAGTCTCTGCTTGCTATGTATAAGCTGAAGGATTACttcataaatcaaataataatggtTATCATCAACATCAGTTGCAATTAGGTTTATTACtcttgaacaaaattgaataGAAAGAGTTGGTAATTGCCTttagtcaaaattttttttccgttAAGACACTATGGAAATTAGTTTCCATTGATTCAGTAATTTAGGCAgtatataaatatgttaatatTAAGGCTATTTTCATTGCTACCAACACCTTGACCAATTCATCTCTTATATGTGATAACAGGAGGATGTTTAATAAGTTGCTTTTGAACTTGAGATAGACAAGGAGTGCTCAATCAATCAACTTCTTTTGGGAGTTTCTTTATGGTTTATCAACCTTGTATATTTTGTCAACCTTtatggtaataaaatgttgacaAAATAATTGACAACGCATTCAACGGCGTTTCTATGTCTCACTTCTCTATTTTGCTGCAGTATGCCGGAGTAGTACCTTCCTCAAACAGTGGACCAGCTATCATGCAGCCTACTGAAGAACCTCCAGCTTATACCAAAACTGCGCAGCAAGTAATTCAGCATCAACCAGCAAAGCCTGTTATTAATACTGAAGAACTACaggtaatattttattttttcctgcgAATCTATAAGATGAATATGTGTGGGCTCCTGGGAGGAACTTATTTATAagcaaaaacattaattatacaacttgttttgaatttttatagagAAGGCAAGAAGAATTAGAAAGGAAAGAACAAGAATTGGCAAGAAGAGAAGAAGAAATGAGACAGTCTTCATACAACGTGAGACGTAATAATTGGCCTCCGCTTCCTGAACAGTGTTGTTTTCAGCCGTGTTTTTATCAAGACATTCAACTCGATATCCCATtagaatttcagaaaattgtcAGACATTTATATTACCTCTGGATTTGTAAGTTTTCCCGCTCCCCAGTGGTGTAGTCCCTATTTTTATAtcgttttattgttttcagtcCATGGAGTGGTTATGATTAGCAATACAATTGGAGGGATAGTGCTAAAAAACGTAACAATTATTGTTGTAGGTATATTGTACACCCTCCTTCTTACACCATTTTCCTATTTGTGCTGGTTCAGACCAGCCTATAAAGCATTCCGTTCAGATTCATCTTTCAATTTTATGGTgttcttctttattttcttctttcaatTTGTTGTTACCACCATTCATGCCATTGGAATTCCTGGATCGGGAACAATGTAAGTCACAATTTTAACATGAGCATCTGGTACTTCAAtgtattgtttcttttttttcagaGGGGTTTTTACAGTTATTGGGACGTTTGGCAACTCTGCTTGGAGCATTATTTCAGGACTTGTAGCTCTTGCTGTTGCTATTGGGTTCACCCTTGCAGCCGCAGCTGATTTGTTCATGATCAGTAAGGTAGGTTTTGGATATAGAGATATAACTGAATCTCTAATATAGGTTTAACATAGCTGTGTCGGCCAATATACCCGTATGAGAAAAAGTATTGTATCAATCGATCAACCTTCAAATTTCTTGACAAAGTGGCggaaggaattttttttgttagatcCGTCCCTTCCTGATGTAACTGCGACAAAAACAATTACCTTTTCTCGCCTTTTTTCTAATCATCGGTTTTCTGAATTTCTAGATCCACCGAATGTATCGAAGTACCGGAGCCAGTATGGATAAAGCCAAAAAGGAATTCACAGATGTGGTCCTAGGCAACCAGCACGTCCGAAGTGCTGCAAGTAACGTGGCCGCAGCAGCGGTTCAGTCGCAATTTTCCCAAA of the Euwallacea similis isolate ESF13 chromosome 8, ESF131.1, whole genome shotgun sequence genome contains:
- the Scamp gene encoding secretory carrier-associated membrane protein 1 — protein: MSGFDENPFGEPTIDNPFADPSVQQVARTANAQIRVDDYNPFDNQAAAGSRTYAGVVPSSNSGPAIMQPTEEPPAYTKTAQQVIQHQPAKPVINTEELQRRQEELERKEQELARREEEMRQSSYNVRRNNWPPLPEQCCFQPCFYQDIQLDIPLEFQKIVRHLYYLWIFHGVVMISNTIGGIVLKNVTIIVVGILYTLLLTPFSYLCWFRPAYKAFRSDSSFNFMVFFFIFFFQFVVTTIHAIGIPGSGTIGVFTVIGTFGNSAWSIISGLVALAVAIGFTLAAAADLFMISKIHRMYRSTGASMDKAKKEFTDVVLGNQHVRSAASNVAAAAVQSQFSQNSNTNSTNNRY
- the LOC136410564 gene encoding protein ABHD18 isoform X1, which produces MPVSRLDVIYRKLLLTKFFTKGWGVPGHLKRLFQFRKIISNRQTCCDLVPKDYPIQIINSQKYVDCHIIEGKFQSPFALHLEGLVPPEVQDAYFQMVLPLRWKNEHKPICIHLAGTGDHYFWRRRNIMAKPLLKAGIGAIILENPFYGLRKPKKQVRSSVHYVSDIFVMGGCLILECLVLLHWCEQLGFGPLGITGISMGGHMASLAATNWPKPLVLVPCLSWSTASSVFTEGVMSESINWDMLQEQYFSDALYCEELSKACKIVDDPFACNLSKGLTDYHDQYDMDLADELKSSYVTPYELVNVIKINGGENSCRAVSYKSTPAKDHLLSRIESIKNVPSFIPSKSIIEMKKRAKEALWFMRGMMDECTHLKNFSVPIDTSLVISITAKTDGYVPRRGVSKLDEIWPGATVKYLDCGHVGAYIWYRNIFRDAIIEAFEKAKKKTPPLSPNIHQI
- the LOC136410564 gene encoding protein ABHD18 isoform X3, which translates into the protein MVLPLRWKNEHKPICIHLAGTGDHYFWRRRNIMAKPLLKAGIGAIILENPFYGLRKPKKQVRSSVHYVSDIFVMGGCLILECLVLLHWCEQLGFGPLGITGISMGGHMASLAATNWPKPLVLVPCLSWSTASSVFTEGVMSESINWDMLQEQYFSDALYCEELSKACKIVDDPFACNLSKGLTDYHDQYDMDLADELKSSYVTPYELVNVIKINGGENSCRAVSYKSTPAKDHLLSRIESIKNVPSFIPSKSIIEMKKRAKEALWFMRGMMDECTHLKNFSVPIDTSLVISITAKTDGYVPRRGVSKLDEIWPGATVKYLDCGHVGAYIWYRNIFRDAIIEAFEKAKKKTPPLSPNIHQI
- the LOC136410565 gene encoding protein adenylyltransferase Fic-like gives rise to the protein MNIFVIVISILLSVICVLLGLLQHFYLVTNMYKKATIWYSPAFEDLIPTDADKRHQLDYPLSTESHHDNTVLNDLTSALRSESDESKIMRDGIGNKMNMGTDSEVYNTIHAGLAFKMAGKKSKAMKLFEHANAMAPDNADVLNWYGEFLEQNHDIVTADELYFKALAYSPNHEAALSNRKRTAPVVDRLDHKLFEEIDKLKNVLKERMKQDNFNTVKKQAYYLHIYHTIGIEGNTMTVEQLRYVLETGHVVSGKSLLEHNEVLGLEKAMQYVKLLTTVEHIGIKEILGIHRRVLGHVDPIKSGVFRDEKVFVGSHVPPPHDEISAHMQNYVDWLNSEEAHSMHPVRYAALAHYKLVDIHPFVDGNGRTSRLVMNLILLKAGYPPVMVLKEQRDKYYDTLKTANMGDVKPFVRFVAQCTLQILDMYLYGTRALSLDGPDHQVVQYSET
- the LOC136410564 gene encoding protein ABHD18 isoform X2, whose translation is MPVSRLDVIYRKLLLTKFFTKGWGVPGHLKRLFQFRKIISNRQTCCDLVPKDYPIQIINSQKYVDCHIIEGKFQSPFALHLEGLVPPEVQDAYFQMVLPLRWKNEHKPICIHLAGTGDHYFWRRRNIMAKPLLKAGIGAIILENPFYGLRKPKKQVRSSVHYVSDIFVMGGCLILECLVLLHWCEQLGFGPLGITGISMGGHGVMSESINWDMLQEQYFSDALYCEELSKACKIVDDPFACNLSKGLTDYHDQYDMDLADELKSSYVTPYELVNVIKINGGENSCRAVSYKSTPAKDHLLSRIESIKNVPSFIPSKSIIEMKKRAKEALWFMRGMMDECTHLKNFSVPIDTSLVISITAKTDGYVPRRGVSKLDEIWPGATVKYLDCGHVGAYIWYRNIFRDAIIEAFEKAKKKTPPLSPNIHQI